A section of the Cuniculiplasma divulgatum genome encodes:
- a CDS encoding GTPase yields MATIQDRIKEIEEELKKTEYNKATEKHIGLLKAKMSRLEIELMSQKKGGGEGFAIPKSGDSTVALVGFPNVGKSSILNDLTSQMSETGNFAFTTLKVVPGTMSYNGAQIQILDLPGIIENASVGSGRGREILSMVRNADLVVVVTDVQVKGVDRIVNELHRAGIVLNRRERNISIKRSNSGGIRIHKPRKVPVDDVQIREILKEFKITNAEVFIRENITSDDLIDHLKGHTVYIPGIFVVNKIDLPHKDEDIDDLRSMGRVIEVSATTKAGIPQLKDEIYRALALVRVYLREKSGYVDLDRPMVLRNGAVVRDVVRKISREMLESFRYAILTGPQRKQAELRVGLDYDLLDGDIITIISRN; encoded by the coding sequence ATGGCCACAATTCAGGATCGCATCAAGGAAATAGAGGAAGAGCTTAAAAAGACGGAGTACAACAAAGCCACAGAGAAGCATATAGGCCTTCTCAAGGCCAAGATGTCCCGCCTCGAGATAGAGCTCATGTCCCAGAAAAAAGGGGGAGGCGAGGGGTTCGCAATTCCAAAGTCAGGCGACTCCACGGTGGCGCTTGTGGGCTTCCCCAATGTGGGAAAATCCAGCATCCTGAATGATCTGACATCCCAGATGAGTGAAACTGGCAATTTTGCATTCACCACATTGAAAGTGGTTCCAGGCACAATGAGCTATAACGGGGCGCAGATACAGATACTGGATCTCCCGGGCATAATTGAGAACGCCAGTGTGGGCTCTGGAAGGGGCAGGGAAATACTGAGCATGGTGAGGAATGCCGACCTTGTTGTGGTGGTTACAGACGTTCAGGTGAAGGGTGTTGACAGGATAGTCAATGAGCTTCACAGGGCAGGAATCGTCCTTAACAGGCGAGAAAGAAATATCTCCATAAAGAGATCAAACAGCGGCGGCATCCGGATACACAAACCGCGAAAGGTCCCCGTAGACGACGTACAGATAAGGGAGATACTGAAGGAGTTCAAGATTACCAACGCTGAAGTATTCATCAGGGAGAACATCACTTCCGATGATCTCATCGATCACCTCAAGGGGCATACAGTGTACATTCCGGGTATTTTTGTCGTAAACAAGATAGATCTTCCTCACAAAGATGAAGACATCGATGATCTGAGGTCAATGGGCAGAGTCATAGAGGTTTCCGCAACAACCAAGGCAGGCATACCGCAGCTGAAGGATGAAATATACCGCGCACTTGCACTTGTGAGGGTTTATCTCAGGGAGAAATCAGGCTATGTGGACCTTGATCGTCCAATGGTATTGAGGAATGGTGCTGTGGTGAGGGATGTGGTGAGGAAGATCAGCCGTGAGATGCTTGAATCTTTCCGGTATGCCATACTTACCGGACCTCAGAGAAAACAGGCAGAGTTGAGGGTTGGGCTGGATTACGATCTGCTGGACGGCGATATCATAACAATAATAAGCAGGAACTAG
- a CDS encoding PadR family transcriptional regulator: MVEREKILRGVMTLLVLEKLCHEDMHGYALQVYVSGMIDRKIAPGTIYVLLGSLLRRKFIRISSQFRAKNRDVKVYTITDLGRDFLKDHISPLIIVRDVLDYLIPSITQIAEARDQQ, encoded by the coding sequence ATGGTTGAAAGGGAAAAGATACTCCGCGGGGTCATGACACTTCTTGTTCTTGAAAAACTCTGTCATGAAGATATGCATGGATATGCCCTTCAGGTATATGTTTCCGGGATGATTGACCGGAAGATCGCCCCGGGAACCATATATGTTCTGCTGGGATCACTTCTCAGAAGGAAATTTATCAGAATCTCAAGCCAGTTCAGGGCCAAGAACCGCGATGTGAAGGTCTACACCATTACTGATCTCGGGAGAGATTTCCTGAAAGACCACATCAGCCCGCTGATCATTGTCAGGGACGTCCTAGATTACCTGATTCCATCCATCACACAGATTGCTGAAGCCAGGGATCAGCAATAG
- a CDS encoding acylphosphatase, with protein MKIARRVLFYGQVQGVNFRRNVAGLAAKNGVTGWIRNLDDGSVEAHMEGDQEKVQITIQMCCTELFPARVEKYLSHEDAVEDLRDFSVIR; from the coding sequence ATGAAGATAGCAAGAAGGGTCTTATTTTACGGGCAGGTTCAGGGAGTGAACTTCAGGAGAAATGTTGCCGGCCTTGCCGCTAAGAATGGCGTCACCGGGTGGATAAGGAATCTTGATGATGGGAGTGTGGAAGCCCACATGGAAGGCGATCAGGAAAAAGTTCAGATCACCATCCAGATGTGCTGCACGGAGCTTTTCCCGGCACGCGTGGAGAAATACCTTTCCCATGAGGATGCCGTGGAGGACCTTCGGGATTTCAGCGTCATCAGGTGA
- the ilvA gene encoding threonine ammonia-lyase codes for MKGGLPEIQEIREAAQYLKGKVNRTELHHSTTFSQIVGGDIYFKMENHQKTGSFKARGALNRVSRLTPEEKSHGIITASSGNHAQGVAYAAMVNGINAKIVMPEHTVPAKINAVQGYGADVVLRGRDYSEARDAAETIRKSEGRAFIEAFNDPYIIAGQGTIGLEILEDLPDVSTIVVPIGGGGLISGISIAAKSINPSIRIVGVESELSDSMKASVEQGRIVDHTSGDSIADGISVKFPGELTLAAVRKNVDEIVTVSDESIALAIYKLLERNKTLVEPSGAAALAAIMDRKVDVSHGKTVVILSGGNMNFLLLSKIIFKSMEIESKLVRIEFKIPDRPGTLYRISQAISETGGNIFHAEVDNLAKDTPVGYQAVTFAINVRDEKHLSALLERIAGLGYRYEIVT; via the coding sequence GTGAAAGGAGGACTGCCAGAAATCCAGGAAATAAGGGAAGCTGCACAGTACCTGAAGGGAAAGGTGAACCGCACTGAACTCCATCATTCCACAACATTCAGCCAGATTGTGGGAGGAGATATCTATTTCAAGATGGAGAATCACCAGAAAACAGGGTCTTTCAAGGCCCGTGGAGCCCTTAACCGCGTCTCGCGGCTCACCCCGGAAGAGAAGTCGCACGGAATAATCACGGCAAGTTCAGGAAACCATGCACAGGGTGTTGCCTACGCAGCAATGGTCAACGGCATCAATGCGAAGATAGTGATGCCGGAGCACACAGTTCCTGCCAAGATAAATGCTGTGCAGGGATACGGAGCCGATGTTGTGCTCAGAGGTAGAGACTATTCGGAAGCCCGTGATGCGGCAGAAACAATACGGAAATCTGAGGGCCGCGCCTTCATAGAGGCATTCAACGACCCCTACATCATCGCGGGACAGGGCACCATAGGCCTGGAAATACTGGAGGATCTGCCAGACGTGTCCACCATTGTTGTTCCAATCGGTGGAGGCGGACTCATATCCGGCATTTCAATAGCGGCAAAATCCATCAACCCTTCCATAAGGATCGTGGGAGTGGAAAGCGAACTCTCTGATTCAATGAAAGCCTCCGTGGAACAGGGCAGGATTGTGGATCACACCAGCGGTGACAGCATTGCAGATGGGATTTCAGTCAAGTTTCCAGGGGAACTCACACTGGCTGCGGTCAGGAAAAATGTTGATGAAATAGTCACGGTAAGCGATGAGAGCATCGCCCTTGCCATATACAAGCTGCTGGAGAGAAACAAGACGCTTGTTGAGCCCTCAGGGGCGGCAGCGCTGGCGGCAATAATGGACAGGAAAGTTGATGTAAGCCACGGGAAAACCGTGGTAATACTATCGGGGGGAAACATGAACTTCCTTCTCCTCTCCAAGATAATATTCAAGTCCATGGAGATTGAATCAAAGCTTGTGAGGATAGAGTTCAAGATCCCTGACAGGCCGGGTACACTCTACAGGATTTCACAGGCCATATCCGAAACTGGAGGAAACATATTCCATGCCGAGGTGGACAATCTGGCCAAGGATACGCCGGTGGGATATCAGGCAGTGACATTTGCCATAAACGTCAGGGACGAGAAGCACCTGTCCGCACTGCTTGAAAGGATTGCCGGGCTTGGATACAGGTATGAGATAGTCACCTGA